One window of Bacillus sp. (in: firmicutes) genomic DNA carries:
- a CDS encoding NAD-dependent protein deacylase, whose translation MLEKWLNESNYTVVFTGAGMSTESGLPDFRSSKGLWKHKDPSLLASIDALNHNVQEFIDFYRGRVLGINEYKPHRGHYILAEWEKQGIIQSIITQNVDGFHQLAGSIHVAELHGTLRKLHCQACGKEYSSDEYINKKYYCTCAGILRPSVVLFGESLPEEAFQFALEESQKADLFIVLGSSLTVSPANQFPLIAKESGAKLVIVNKDVTPFDFDADLVVHDKMIGELLTEIEEGMNKHS comes from the coding sequence ATGTTAGAAAAATGGTTAAATGAATCTAATTATACCGTCGTGTTTACTGGTGCCGGAATGTCAACGGAGAGCGGGCTTCCCGATTTTCGCTCCTCAAAAGGATTATGGAAACATAAGGACCCAAGCCTCCTTGCTAGTATTGATGCCTTAAATCATAATGTACAGGAGTTTATTGATTTTTATCGAGGACGAGTGCTTGGCATTAATGAATATAAACCACATCGTGGACACTATATACTAGCGGAATGGGAAAAGCAAGGCATCATTCAATCAATTATTACCCAAAATGTTGATGGTTTTCATCAATTAGCAGGGTCTATTCATGTTGCCGAGCTTCACGGAACATTACGAAAACTGCATTGTCAAGCTTGTGGAAAAGAATACAGCAGTGATGAATATATAAACAAGAAATACTATTGCACTTGTGCGGGGATTTTGCGTCCATCTGTAGTATTATTTGGGGAGTCTTTACCAGAGGAGGCATTTCAATTTGCTTTAGAGGAATCACAAAAAGCGGATTTATTTATTGTCTTAGGCTCATCCTTAACGGTTTCGCCGGCCAATCAATTCCCGCTTATTGCTAAAGAAAGTGGTGCAAAACTAGTGATTGTAAATAAAGATGTGACGCCATTTGATTTTGATGCGGATCTGGTTGTTCATGACAAAATGATTGGGGAGTTGTTAACGGAAATTGAGGAAGGTATGAATAAACATTCATGA
- a CDS encoding MBL fold metallo-hydrolase: protein MEPLEIGNLKIYPIVLPVHHNLKSFNSYLVKDEYSLTLIDAGINNEDYWNLFIETMSSNGFTIGDLSGIYITHHHVDHVGLVNRIVAESSVSVYSHAKAIPRLKRDPTFLKGRIDFFKRLYEEMGCGKAGLEQVHKLENALIKNKHLEINADITLLEKKIHPFDVIEMPGHSPDQVAFFNEKSRTLFAGDLLINHISSNAFVEPDENGERIFSLLEQISSLRKCLTLSVDYIFSGHGTIIDQPKQLIETRLANIENKAMRILSLIQAGSLTANEIAKQFYKKTYEMQFSLVMSEIIGHIDYLEANNRIWKEKIDGVWHYSTRKE from the coding sequence ATGGAGCCATTAGAAATAGGCAATTTAAAAATATATCCAATTGTCTTACCTGTTCACCACAATTTAAAAAGCTTTAATAGCTATTTAGTTAAGGACGAATATTCATTAACTTTAATTGATGCTGGCATTAACAATGAGGACTATTGGAATTTGTTTATCGAGACTATGTCATCTAACGGATTTACGATAGGTGATCTTTCTGGCATATACATTACACACCATCATGTTGACCATGTCGGTCTCGTTAATCGAATTGTAGCAGAGTCGTCTGTTTCTGTTTATTCCCATGCTAAAGCAATTCCACGGTTAAAACGAGATCCTACATTTTTAAAGGGACGTATCGATTTTTTTAAAAGGCTTTATGAAGAAATGGGGTGTGGAAAAGCCGGGCTAGAGCAAGTTCACAAGCTTGAAAATGCGCTCATAAAAAACAAACACCTTGAGATAAACGCGGATATTACACTGTTAGAAAAAAAGATTCATCCATTTGATGTCATCGAAATGCCTGGGCATTCTCCAGACCAAGTTGCGTTTTTTAATGAGAAAAGCAGGACGTTGTTTGCTGGCGACCTTCTTATTAATCATATTTCAAGCAATGCATTCGTTGAGCCTGATGAAAATGGAGAACGAATCTTTTCCTTGCTTGAACAAATTTCATCACTTAGAAAGTGCTTAACACTTTCGGTTGATTACATTTTTTCAGGTCATGGAACAATTATTGATCAACCTAAACAATTAATAGAAACAAGGCTTGCTAATATCGAAAACAAAGCAATGAGAATTCTTTCACTTATTCAAGCTGGCTCCTTGACTGCTAACGAAATCGCAAAGCAATTTTATAAAAAAACGTATGAAATGCAGTTTTCATTAGTGATGTCGGAGATTATTGGTCATATTGATTATTTGGAAGCAAATAATAGAATATGGAAAGAAAAAATAGATGGGGTATGGCATTATTCTACTCGTAAAGAATAA